A single region of the Changchengzhania lutea genome encodes:
- a CDS encoding FAD-binding oxidoreductase — MKNLVKNLEPELIEAFASQLRGEIIKPTDTNYDDTRKIYNGMINKHPGLFVMCVDVADVIAAVNFGRDNNLLVAVRGGGHNGGGLGLCNDGLVIDLSGLKFVRVDTSNNTVRVGGGNLWGEVDHATHPFGLAVPAGIISSTGVGGLTLGGGVGHLSRKYGLTIDNLLEADMILADGSVVTVNANQNTDLFWAIRGGGGNFGIVTSFKFQAHPVKTVIGGPTLWPIEQTEEIMAWYHEFINNAPDELNGFIATMVIPGAPFPDFLHGNPYCGIVWCFTGSQKEFDELIQPAMGLNPVFAHVGEMPYPAIQTLFDGLLPPGLQWYWRADFFKELGSKVRAAHLKFGAQIPTPLSQMHLYPISGAASRVGSTDTPWAYRDAKYAGVIVGVDPDPDNAGKITNWCKDYWEALHPYSSGGAYSNFMMDEGQERVQASYKSNYQRLAKIKAKYDPNNLFKVNQNIKPNH; from the coding sequence ATGAAAAATTTAGTAAAAAATTTAGAACCTGAATTAATAGAAGCATTTGCCTCTCAATTAAGAGGTGAGATTATTAAACCAACAGACACCAATTATGATGATACACGAAAGATATATAATGGTATGATTAACAAACACCCTGGTTTATTTGTAATGTGTGTTGATGTGGCCGATGTTATTGCCGCAGTAAATTTTGGAAGAGACAACAATCTGTTAGTCGCTGTGCGAGGCGGTGGCCATAATGGCGGAGGCTTAGGCTTATGTAATGATGGACTGGTCATTGATTTATCAGGATTAAAATTTGTTCGTGTAGATACTTCAAATAACACCGTAAGAGTTGGAGGCGGCAACCTTTGGGGCGAAGTTGATCATGCGACCCATCCTTTTGGACTCGCAGTACCCGCTGGTATTATCTCATCAACAGGTGTTGGCGGACTCACCCTTGGTGGTGGGGTTGGGCATTTATCTCGAAAATATGGATTAACCATTGATAATTTATTAGAAGCGGATATGATTTTGGCAGATGGATCTGTGGTTACTGTCAATGCTAATCAAAATACCGATTTATTTTGGGCCATTAGAGGTGGTGGTGGAAACTTTGGAATTGTAACATCATTTAAATTTCAAGCGCATCCCGTTAAAACCGTTATTGGAGGACCAACCTTATGGCCTATTGAACAAACGGAAGAAATTATGGCATGGTATCATGAGTTTATAAATAATGCTCCAGACGAGTTAAATGGTTTTATAGCGACCATGGTTATTCCAGGAGCTCCCTTTCCAGATTTTTTACACGGAAATCCCTACTGCGGCATTGTTTGGTGTTTTACTGGTAGTCAAAAGGAATTTGATGAATTAATACAACCGGCTATGGGTTTGAACCCCGTTTTCGCTCATGTTGGTGAAATGCCATATCCAGCAATCCAAACCTTATTTGACGGCTTATTACCACCTGGACTGCAGTGGTACTGGCGAGCCGATTTCTTTAAGGAATTAGGTTCAAAAGTAAGGGCAGCACATTTAAAATTTGGAGCTCAAATACCAACTCCGCTTTCACAAATGCATTTGTACCCAATTAGCGGTGCAGCAAGCAGAGTTGGTTCTACCGATACGCCCTGGGCATATCGCGATGCAAAATACGCTGGGGTAATCGTTGGTGTAGATCCAGATCCTGATAATGCCGGTAAAATCACCAATTGGTGTAAAGATTATTGGGAAGCACTACACCCCTATTCTTCTGGCGGTGCTTATTCCAATTTTATGATGGACGAAGGGCAGGAACGTGTTCAAGCTAGTTATAAAAGCAATTACCAAAGACTAGCCAAAATTAAGGCAAAGTACGATCCTAATAATTTATTCAAGGTAAACCAAAATATTAAACCAAACCATTAA
- a CDS encoding pyruvate dehydrogenase complex dihydrolipoamide acetyltransferase has product MAIVVNMPRLSDTMEEGTVAAWLKKVGDTIEEGDILAEIETDKATMEFESFNEGTLLHIGVQEGETTKVDELLAIIGDEGEDISELLNDKASTKEKEEKPETKKEETTEKESEQQTPIEAESASSPKERTEERLPEGVIVVTMPRLSDTMEEGTVATWLKKVGDTVEEGDILAEIETDKATMEFESFQSGTLLEIGLQEGESAKVDALLAIIGPAGIDVSGIAANFKGPESADSPKQDESPKSEKKQGTSKASSPVTSSAVEKSQKPSPTPVTANGRIFVSPLAKKLAEEKGINLTQVQGSGEQGRIVKRDIENYTPTAQSAASAGKFVATGQEDFEEVPNSQMRKAIAKALTNSKFTAPHYYLNVEFDMENAMAFRAQFNSIPDTKISYNDMIVKACALALKQHPQVNSQWFADKMRLNNHVHIGVAVAVPDGLVVPVVKFANEQSLPQIGAAVKDLAGKARNKKLTQQEMEGSTFTVSNLGMFGIDTFTSIINQPNSAILSVGNIVEKPVVKNGQIVVGNTMKLSLACDHRTVDGATGALFLQTLKGFIENPVTMLV; this is encoded by the coding sequence ATGGCTATAGTAGTGAATATGCCGCGTTTGAGCGATACCATGGAAGAAGGAACCGTTGCGGCTTGGTTAAAAAAAGTAGGTGACACTATTGAAGAAGGTGATATTTTAGCCGAAATTGAAACAGATAAAGCGACTATGGAGTTTGAGTCCTTCAATGAAGGGACACTGCTTCATATAGGTGTCCAAGAAGGCGAAACCACTAAGGTAGATGAGCTTTTAGCCATTATTGGAGATGAGGGTGAAGATATTTCTGAATTGTTAAACGATAAAGCTTCAACAAAGGAAAAAGAAGAAAAACCTGAAACAAAAAAGGAAGAAACTACTGAGAAAGAATCAGAACAACAAACCCCAATCGAAGCAGAATCTGCTTCCTCTCCGAAGGAGAGGACTGAGGAGAGGCTTCCAGAAGGTGTTATTGTGGTTACGATGCCTCGTCTTAGTGATACTATGGAAGAAGGAACCGTGGCAACATGGTTGAAAAAAGTTGGGGACACCGTTGAAGAAGGCGATATTTTAGCTGAAATTGAAACTGACAAAGCAACGATGGAGTTCGAATCATTTCAATCTGGAACCTTATTAGAGATTGGATTGCAAGAAGGAGAATCCGCAAAAGTGGATGCCTTGTTAGCCATTATAGGACCAGCAGGAATAGATGTTTCTGGAATAGCTGCTAATTTTAAAGGGCCTGAATCTGCAGATTCACCTAAACAAGATGAGTCTCCAAAAAGTGAGAAAAAACAGGGCACATCTAAGGCATCTTCTCCTGTCACTTCGAGCGCAGTCGAGAAGTCACAAAAACCTTCACCAACGCCAGTAACAGCAAACGGACGCATATTTGTATCACCGTTAGCTAAGAAACTGGCAGAAGAAAAAGGCATTAATTTAACGCAAGTTCAAGGTTCGGGAGAACAAGGACGTATTGTTAAACGCGATATAGAAAACTATACGCCTACAGCTCAATCTGCAGCTTCTGCGGGTAAATTTGTAGCAACAGGTCAGGAAGATTTTGAAGAGGTTCCTAACTCGCAAATGCGTAAAGCCATTGCAAAAGCCTTAACGAATTCTAAGTTTACTGCGCCACATTATTATTTAAATGTGGAGTTTGATATGGAAAATGCTATGGCGTTTCGGGCACAATTCAATTCTATTCCAGATACTAAAATATCATATAATGATATGATTGTTAAAGCCTGTGCTTTGGCTTTAAAACAACACCCTCAGGTGAATTCTCAGTGGTTTGCAGACAAGATGCGCTTAAATAATCATGTGCATATAGGCGTGGCCGTGGCTGTACCAGATGGTTTGGTTGTTCCTGTAGTGAAATTTGCCAACGAGCAAAGCTTACCGCAAATTGGGGCAGCAGTAAAAGACCTGGCCGGAAAAGCTAGAAATAAAAAATTAACACAACAAGAAATGGAAGGCAGTACCTTTACGGTATCTAACCTCGGTATGTTTGGTATAGATACGTTTACATCTATTATAAATCAGCCAAATTCAGCGATTCTTTCTGTTGGAAATATTGTTGAAAAACCAGTGGTTAAAAATGGGCAAATTGTTGTTGGAAACACGATGAAGCTATCTTTAGCCTGTGACCATAGAACAGTAGATGGTGCGACAGGAGCACTATTTCTGCAAACACTAAAAGGGTTTATAGAAAACCCTGTAACGATGTTGGTATAA
- the pdhA gene encoding pyruvate dehydrogenase (acetyl-transferring) E1 component subunit alpha yields MQKITKETYLKWYEDMYFWRKFEDKLAAVYIQQKVRGFLHLYNGQEAVLAGALHAMDLTKDKMITAYRNHVQPIGMGVDPKRVMAELYGKVTGTSKGMGGSMHIFSKEHRFYGGHGIVGGQIPLGAGIAFGDKYHDSDAVTLCCFGDGAARQGSLHETFNLAMLWNLPVVFVCENNGYAMGTSVARTANHTDIWKLGKGYEMPCGPVDGMNPVKVAEAFDEAIQRARRGGGPTFLELKTYRYRGHSMSDAQHYRTKDEVKEYKKIDPITQMKDVILEKKYATEEDLKVIDKRVKDLVSECEKFADESPYPETQQLYDMVYEQEDYPFIQHKL; encoded by the coding sequence ATGCAAAAAATCACAAAAGAAACATATCTAAAATGGTATGAGGATATGTATTTCTGGAGAAAGTTTGAAGATAAACTGGCCGCAGTATATATACAACAAAAAGTAAGAGGGTTTCTTCATTTATATAACGGACAAGAGGCCGTTTTAGCGGGCGCACTGCACGCTATGGATTTAACCAAGGACAAGATGATTACGGCCTATAGAAATCACGTACAACCTATTGGTATGGGTGTCGATCCTAAGCGTGTGATGGCTGAGCTTTATGGAAAAGTCACAGGGACTTCTAAAGGCATGGGTGGCTCCATGCATATTTTTTCTAAGGAACATCGGTTTTATGGAGGTCACGGTATTGTTGGTGGCCAAATTCCATTAGGTGCCGGAATTGCCTTTGGTGATAAATATCACGATAGTGATGCAGTTACCTTATGTTGTTTTGGTGATGGAGCAGCAAGACAAGGGTCGTTGCATGAAACCTTTAACTTGGCAATGCTTTGGAATTTACCTGTCGTTTTCGTTTGTGAAAATAACGGGTATGCCATGGGAACTTCGGTTGCACGAACAGCGAATCATACAGATATTTGGAAATTAGGAAAAGGTTACGAAATGCCCTGTGGGCCAGTTGATGGCATGAACCCCGTAAAAGTAGCTGAAGCCTTTGATGAAGCCATTCAAAGGGCTCGTCGTGGTGGCGGACCAACATTTTTAGAACTAAAGACGTACCGTTATAGAGGACATTCCATGAGTGATGCACAGCATTATAGAACCAAGGATGAAGTTAAGGAATACAAGAAAATTGATCCAATTACACAGATGAAAGATGTTATTCTTGAAAAGAAATATGCCACTGAAGAAGATCTTAAAGTGATTGACAAGCGTGTGAAGGATTTGGTTTCAGAATGTGAAAAATTTGCAGACGAATCGCCATATCCAGAAACCCAGCAACTTTACGATATGGTTTACGAGCAAGAAGATTATCCATTTATACAACATAAATTATAA